A genomic window from Prunus persica cultivar Lovell chromosome G2, Prunus_persica_NCBIv2, whole genome shotgun sequence includes:
- the LOC18784637 gene encoding uncharacterized protein LOC18784637, with protein MEDSTAMTIEFLRARLLAERSVSRSARQRVDELERMVEELEEQLKIVSLQRKMAEKATEDVLAILESQGISDISEEEFDSSSDQETHQGSKVGNSLANEEESFVISKVRRKEQEEHSGSDADSSLIPGRSLSWKGRIDSPRSREKCKDLSVRRRSSFSSIGFSSPRHHLGKSCRQIKHKETRSDKFDSHENGVGASSEGLPNFSNGGPEKLREGSEFPEEKVLSNDSLSRTKENQRDSDLDFNGHGRDKDMEKALEHQAKLICENEEMEKAQREWEEKFRENNTSTPDSCDPGNHSDITEERDEIKAQTPCSAGVVVAQAQETKSEEGDVCLPKETFKIQQNGFLPASHVDMGGLQDQLNKSTVAPSQVEEFAFPTENGKQNHESLENFARHPSHGSHPNPLVHGSAHNRSSDASSSVAGSGFHKGNASGSRSDLYALVPHDSQDRLGGVLDALKQAKLSLQQNMTRLPLVDGTSVHKSIEPSIPVMKTGDRVEIPVGCAGLFRLPTDFAVEEAATQSSFLGSSWSGRYCPETLVTSSFVETRPTFSMNAADRYVPSPYIETRQTFSTNATDRFIPNAYVESRPNFPANAAEPFVTSPSVDTRSNFPADNRFLSGPYSESGSRVSTLQPNFDPYFDMGLPSLRYAQPPYPNYPSVPDRTPWITSDEALTRALPRKPVGAPTDRFSFYDQFRPNMYR; from the exons ATGGAGGATTCCACTGCAATGACTATCGAATTTCTTCGGGCACGGTTGTTGGCCGAGAGGTCTGTTTCAAGAAGTGCAAGACAGAGAGTTGATGAGCTGGAACGAATG GTAGAAGAACTGGAGGAGCAACTTAAGATTGTTTCTCTTCAAAGAAAAATGGCTGAGAAAGCCACAGAAGATGTTCTTGCCATTTTGGAGAGTCAGGGGATAAGTGACATTTCTGAGGAGGAGTTTGATTCAAGCTCTGATCAGGAAACGCACCAGGGATCTAAAGTGGGAAATAGCTTGGCAAATGAAGAGGAAAGCTTTGTAATTTCGAAGGTCCGAAGAAAGGAACAGGAGGAACATTCAGGTTCTGATGCTGATTCTTCTCTCATACCTGGTAGAAGCTTGTCTTGGAAAGGCCGCATTGATTCTCCACGTTCTCGTGAAAAGTGTAAGGATCTATCCGTGAGAAGACGTAGCAGTTTTTCATCCATTGGTTTCTCCTCACCAAGACACCACCTTGGAAAATCCTGCCGCCAGATaaaacacaaagaaacaaG ATCAGACAAGTTTGATTCTCATGAAAATGGAGTTGGTGCTTCTTCAGAAGGGCTTCCAAATTTCTCAAATGGTGGACCTGAGAAGTTGAGAGAAGGTTCTGAATTCCCAGAAGAGAAGGTTTTATCCAATGATTCACTCTCAAGGaccaaagaaaatcaaagagatAGTGACCTGGATTTCAATGGGCATGGAAGAGACAAAGACATGGAAAAAGCACTAGAACATCAGGCGAAACTTATTTGTGAAAATGAAGAGATGGAAAAGGCTCAAAGAGAATGGGAAGAGAAGTTTAGAGAAAATAACACCAGTACACCG GATTCATGTGACCCTGGGAACCATTCAGATATCACTGAGGAAAGAGATGAGATCAAGGCTCAAACGCCATGTTCTGCTGGGGTGGTGGTTGCCCAAGCTCAAGAGACAAAGTCAGAGGAAGGAGATGTTTGCCTACCTAAGGAAACGTTCAAAATTCAGCAAAATGGTTTCCTACCAGCTTCACATGTAGATATGGGAGGGTTACAGGATCAGCTGAATAAAAGCACTGTTGCTCCTTCACAAGTTGAAGAATTTGCATTCCCTACCGAAAATGGAAAGCAAAATCATGAGAGCCTAGAAAACTTTGCTCGTCACCCTTCACATGGCTCCCATCCTAACCCACTTGTGCATGGATCAGCCCACAACCGCTCATCAGATGCCTCTTCTTCTGTTGCAGGCAGTGGTTTCCATAAAGGAAATGCTTCAGGGAGCAGAAGCGACCTATATGCATTGGTGCCTCATGACTCGCAGGATAGGTTGGGTGGTGTACTGGATGCACTTAAACAAGCAAAGCTATCACTACAACAGAACATGACTAGATTGCCACTAGTAGACGGTACATCTGTACATAAATCCATTGAACCGTCTATTCCTGTTATGAAAACTGGAGACAGAGTCGAGATTCCTGTTGGTTGTGCTGGGCTTTTTAGACTACCAACTGATTTTGCAGTTGAAGAAGCTGCGACTCAAAGTAGCTTCCTTGGTTCTTCTTGGTCTGGAAGGTATTGTCCTGAAACACTTGTTACAAGCTCTTTTGTTGAGACGAGACCTACCTTTTCCATGAATGCTGCGGATAGATATGTCCCCAGTCCCTACATTGAGACAAGACAAACTTTTTCTACTAATGCTACTGATCGATTCATCCCCAATGCTTATGTTGAGAGTAGACCAAACTTTCCCGCAAATGCTGCTGAACCATTTGTCACTAGTCCTTCCGTTGATACTAGATCAAATTTTCCTGCTGATAATAGATTTCTTAGCGGCCCCTATTCCGAGTCTGGGTCAAGAGTTTCTACGCTGCAGCCAAATTTTGATCCTTACTTTGATATGGGGTTACCCTCATTGAGATATGCCCAGCCACCTTATCCCAACTATCCCTCTGTTCCAGACCGAACACCATGGATAACCTCTGATGAAGCACTAACAAGAGCCCTTCCGAGAAAGCCAGTTGGGGCACCAACAGATCGGTTTTCATTTTACGATCAATTTCGACCTAATATGTACAGATAG
- the LOC18785491 gene encoding zinc finger protein BRUTUS: MANSPLSVILFIHKAICNELDVLHQLAMGYAMGQHAAFSERFRFLQSIYENYLNAKDEVIFAAVDTRVKNIAPTYFLQHVCERTLLDNLSKLQSSTIQNEETFSRELAFLTGALQTLVGQGLAKEEEQVFPLLNQNFSLEEQASLVWQLLCCIPTSVVAKFLPWLSSSISPDKYQDLHKCLSKIVPEEKLLQQVIFSWMEGKDYPASMISHKNDGAYSVSEFTGEHPIDTVMLWHNAIKRELNEILEKAKTIHISEAYDLSVFSDKLHFIAEICIFHSVAESKVIYPAVYGKNLSFQEHSKEEGVFNQFRCLIESIQKAGTISSSVAELNSNICSHVDQIMETLTRHFHDEEVQVLPLVRKHISITRQRELLHQTLCVMPLKLIESALPWLVNSMTANEARNFVENMQLAASDIALVQLFCGWASKPFNDSFCSSAIGCCSVKRFGNRDEDFGQSSGTCASALSTRDICCAAYQETNAFNSRGSGCIPCPGLNINSPGLSTFSKVKSISFLHLNSIGPSHSVWETYNSFSATGLTEQPIDVVFQVHKAIRRDLEYLDNESQRLSNCDEIFLQQFIGCFCLLWSLYKAHSDADDYIVHPALESRDALHNVSHSYTLDHKQEEQAFQNISDVLFELSHLHASTIGFSSTQCSESSDRVQKFYELAISVHVMFKTLRMMVNQHMSREELELWPLIGKHFSVEEQNKMVGFILGTTGAEVLKSMLPWVTSALTADEQSKMMNNFKQVTKNTMFNEWLTECWNETSLSTSQTGKLETRISPKGSLRRIDHTFKSRKKNNLKNLMTSYWMAAQQSLPQALAEDRFDGDDSVGQSPEFRDPEKRVYGCKHYKRNCKLHAACCGRLFTCRYCHDMSSDHTIDWKATTEMMCMQCLNIQPVGPICSTPSCNGFPMAKSYCSTCKLFDDDRNVYHCPFCNLCRVGKGLGIDYFHCMTCNCCLGIGLVNHKCREKCLETNCPICNEFLFTSTASIRALPCGHFMHSACLEACSQSHYSCRVCSKSSGNTTMASAQSSILVGGDETMEFFNCDQRAQMETSWTNTNPEGRFIGRAWFWVNMLYHSLLWFELHNVKHPRFLQGLKRGLENAVAGQKTKDRFLMCCLALCVLVLFFVLSAVLILLWFKALGRNKYNIFMW; encoded by the exons ATGGCAAACTCACCACTTTCAGTTATCTTATTCATTCATAAGGCGATATGTAATGAGCTTGATGTGCTTCACCAGTTGGCAATGGGCTATGCCATGGGACAACATGCAGCATTTTCGGAGCGGTTTCGTTTTCTCCAATCAATTTATGAGAACTACTTAAATGCCAAAGATGAG GTGATATTTGCAGCTGTTGATACACGCGTGAAAAATATAGCACCAACGTACTTCCTTCAACACGTCTGTGAAAGGACTCTTCTTGATAATCTGTCTAAGCTGCAAAGCTCTACCATACAAAATGAGGAAACTTTCTCAAGGGAGTTGGCGTTTCTTACAGGAGCCTTACAAACCTTGGTTGGTCAAGGCTTGGCAAAGGAAGAGGAGCAG GTCTTCCCTTTGCTTAATCAGAACTTCTCACTTGAGGAGCAGGCGTCTTTGGTGTGGCAGCTTTTGTGCTGCATCCCAACAAGTGTAGTGGCTAAGTTCCTCCCTTGGTTGTCATCCTCGATTTCGCCTGATAAATATCAGGATCTGCACAAGTGCTTGAGCAAGATAGTACCAGAGGAGAAGCTTCTCCAACAG GTCATTTTTTCTTGGATGGAAGGGAAAGACTATCCGGCGAGCATGATATCTCATAAAAACGATGGAGCATATTCTGTATCTGAGTTCACTGGAGAGCATCCAATCGACACTGTAATGCTTTGGCACAATGCTATTAAAAGAGAGTTGAATGAGATACTTGAGAAGGCCAAGACGATACATATTTCTGAAGCATATGACCTATCAGTTTTCAGTGACAAGCTACATTTTATTGCTGAAATTTGCATCTTCCACAG TGTTGCTGAGTCCAAGGTCATATATCCTGCAGTATATGGAAAAAATTTATCTTTCCAGGAGCattcaaaagaagaaggtgTTTTCAATCAGTTTAGGTGCTTGATTGAAAGTATACAGAAGGCAGGAACAATCTCTTCTTCAGTTGCTGAActtaattcaaatatatgcTCACATGTTGATCAAATCATGGAAACTTTAACGCGGCACTTCCATGATGAGGAAGTTCAG GTCCTTCCACTTGTGCGAAAGCACATTAGCATCACAAGACAACGGGAACTTCTGCATCAAACATTGTGTGTGATGCCCTTGAAATTGATTGAGAGTGCCTTGCCATGGCTGGTAAACTCAATGACTGCAAATGAAGCCAGGAACTTTGTCGAAAACATGCAGCTGGCAG CATCAGATATTGCTCTGGTCCAGCTCTTTTGTGGTTGGGCTAGCAAGCCTTTTAATGACAGCTTCTGCTCAAGTGCAATAGGATGCTGTTCTGTCAAAAGGTTTGGTAATCGTGATGAAGATTTCGGTCAATCATCAGGTACCTGTGCTTCTGCATTGTCGACTAGAGACATCTGTTGTGCAGCATACCAAGAGACTAATGCTTTCAACTCTCGTGGGTCCGGCTGTATCCCATGTCCAGGACTAAACATTAACAGTCCGGGTCTTAGTACCTTCTCTAAGGTTAAGTCAATTAGTTTCTTGCATCTCAACTCTATTGGCCCATCTCACTCAGTCTGGGAAACATATAATAGCTTTTCGGCTACTGGACTTACAGAACAGCCAATTGATGTTGTTTTTCAAGTTCATAAGGCAATACGCCGTGACTTGGAATATCTAGACAATGAATCTCAAAGACTCAgcaattgtgatgagatatTTCTTCAGCAGTTCATTGGATGTTTCTGCTTGTTATGGAGCCTATATAAAGCTCATAGTGATGCTGATGATTACATAGTGCATCCGGCATTGGAATCCAGAGATGCACTTCATAATGTGAGTCACTCATACACACTGGATCACAAGCAAGAGGAACaggcatttcaaaatatttcgGATGTTCTGTTTGAGCTTTCACACCTTCACGCAAGTACGATAGGTTTTTCTAGTACTCAGTGTAGTGAGTCTAGTGACCGCGTGCAAAAGTTCTATGAGTTAGCTATCAGTGTTCATGTAATGTTCAAGACACTAAGAATGATGGTAAACCAGCATATGTCCAGGGAAGAGCTTGAACTATGGCCGCTAATTGGGAAACACTTCTCTGTGGAGGAGCAAAACAAAATGGTTGGTTTCATACTGGGGACTACCGGTGCTGAAGTGCTAAAATCTATGTTACCATGGGTAACTTCAGCACTTACTGCGGATGAACAGAGTAAAATGATGAATAACTTCAAGCAAGTTACCAAAAATACAATGTTCAACGAATGGCTTACTGAATGCTGGAATGAAACTTCACTCTCAACTTCACAGACTGGAAAGCTTGAAACTAGGATTTCTCCAAAAG GAAGCCTGCGGCGAATTGATCACACGTTCAAGTCTCGTAAGAAGAATAACTTGAAGAATCTAATGACTAG TTATTGGATGGCTGCTCAGCAGAGTTTACCTCAGGCCTTAGCAGAGGATAGATTTGATGGTGACGATTCAGTGGGACAGTCACCAGAATTTCGAGATCCTGAGAAAAGAGTATACGGTTGTAAGCATTACAAAAGGAACTGCAAACTCCACGCTGCTTGCTGTGGCAGGCTGTTTACATGTAGATATTGCCATGACATGAGCAGCGACCACACAATTGATTG GAAAGCAACAACAGAAATGATGTGTATGCAATGTCTTAATATTCAGCCAGTTGGGCCAATATGCTCGACCCCTTCTTGCAACGGATTCCCAATGGCAAAGTCTTATTGTAGTACATGCAAACTTTTTGATGATGACAG GAACGTATATCATTGTCCATTTTGCAATTTATGCCGTGTTGGGAAGGGCCTCGGCATTGATTATTTTCACTGCATGACATGCAATTGTTGCTTGGGCATCGGTTTGGTGAACCACAAGTGCCGGGAGAAATGCCTAGAAACTAACTGCCCTATCTGCAATGAGTTCTTGTTCACATCAACTGCAAGCATTAGAGCTTTACCATGTGGCCACTTTATGCATTCAGCTTGCTTGGAG GCCTGCTCTCAGAGTCACTACAGTTGTCGAGTCTGCAGCAAATCTTCGGGAAATACGACG ATGGCATCAGCTCAGTCCTCAATTCTGGTTGGTGGAGATGAGACCATGGAATTTTTCAACTGTGATCAAAGAGCTCAAATGGAGACTTCATGGACTAACACAAATCCTGAAGGAAGATTCATTGGCCGCGCATGGTTTTGG GTAAATATGTTGTATCATTCTTTGTTATGGTTTGAACTCCACAATGTGAAGCATCCTCGGTTTCTGCAAGGATTAAAAAGAGGGTTGGAGAATGCAGTTGCAGGACAGAAGACCAAAGACAGGTTCCTGATGTGTTGTCTGGCGCTGTGCGTTTTGGTGCTGTTTTTTGTCTTAAGTGCTGTTCTAATTTTACTTTGGTTCAAGGCATTGGGGAGGAACAAGTACAACATTTTCATGTGGTAG